In Rutidosis leptorrhynchoides isolate AG116_Rl617_1_P2 chromosome 2, CSIRO_AGI_Rlap_v1, whole genome shotgun sequence, one genomic interval encodes:
- the LOC139892333 gene encoding gamma carbonic anhydrase 1, mitochondrial-like: protein MGTLGRAAYTVGFWIRETGQAMDRLGSRLQGNNFFKEQLSRHRTLMNVYDKAPSVAKDAFVAPSASIIGDVKVGAGSSIWYGCVLRGDVNSISIGSGTNIQDHSLVHVAKSNLPGKVHPTVIGDNVTVGHSAVLHGCTVEDEAFVGMKATLLDGVVVEKHGMVAAGALVRQDTRIPAGEVWGGNPAKFLRKLTDKEIAFISESATNYAKLAEAHATKNAEPLDNTDFLKVIQKKATEAKTLIQ from the exons ATGGGAACCCTAGGAAGAGCTGCATACACAGTCGGGTTTTGGATCCGTGAAACGGGTCAAGCCATGGATCGTCTCGGTTCACGTCTTCAAGGCAACAATTTCTTCAAAGAACAGC TCTCCAGGCATCGTACTCTGATGAACGTATATGATAAAGCCCCTTCGGTTGCTAAGGATGCATTTGTGGCTCCAAGTGCTTCTATTATTGGGGATGTCAAAGTGGGGGCAGGATCGTCTATTTGGTACGGATGCGTTTTGAGAG GTGATGTAAACAGCATTAGTATTGGATCTGGCACTAATATACAGGACCACTCACTTGTGCATGTCGCAAAATCTAATCTTCCTGGAAAGGTGCACCCAACAGTGATCGGGGACAATGTGACCGTTG GTCATAGTGCTGTATTACACGGATGCACTGTTGAGGATGAAGCATTTGTGGGGATGAAAGCTACACTTCTTGATGGGGTGGTTGTAGAGAAGCACGGCATGGTTGCTGCTGGGGCCCTCGTAAGACAGGATACTCGAATTCCAGCTGGCGAG GTATGGGGAGGTAATCCTGCAAAGTTTCTTAGGAAACTAACAGACAAAGAGATTGCATTTATTTCCGAGTCGGCAACCAATTATGCGAAGCTTGCGGAAGCCCATGCAACCAAGAATGCAGAGCCGCTTGATAATACCGACTTCTTAAAAGTTATACAAAAGAAGGCCACGGAAGCCAAGACGCTTATTCAATGA
- the LOC139892334 gene encoding proteasome subunit alpha type-1-B-like, whose amino-acid sequence MFRNQYDTDVTTWSPAGRLFQVEYAMEAVKQGSAAIGLRSKTHVVLACVNKANSELSSHQRKIFKVDDHIGVAIAGLTADGRVLSRYMRSECINYGYTYESPLPVGRLVVQLADKAQVCTQRSWKRPYGVGLLVAGLDESGAHLYYNCPSGNYFEYQAFAIGSRSQAAKTYLERKFENFTSSSRDDLIKDALFAIRETLQGEKLTSSVCTVSVVGVGEAFNILDQKTVQSLINEFEISGEEAPANESAAEETGGAAADQGGAAAEEEAAPMDI is encoded by the exons ATGTTTAGAAATCAATACGATACCGATGTAACAACATGGTCGCCGGCCGGTCGATTATTTCAGGTAGAATACGCAATGGAAGCAGTTAAACAAGGATCTGCAGCAATCGGTCTTCGATCCAAAACTCACGTGGTTCTCGCGTGCGTTAACAAAGCTAATTCTGAACTTTCTTCTCATCAAAGAAAGATCTTTAAAGTCGATGATCATATCGGTGTTGCTATCGCCGGACTCACCGCCGACGGCCGTGTTTTGTCGCGGTATATGAGGTCTGAATGTATTAATTATGGTTATACCTATGAATCTCCTCTTCCTGTTGGACGTTTAGTTGTTCAACTCGCTGATAAAGCTCAG GTGTGTACCCAGCGTTCATGGAAACGTCCTTATGGTGTGGGTCTGCTGGTTGCTGGCTTAGATGAATCTGGTGCCCATCTCTACTACAACTGCCCAAGTGGAAATTACTTCGAATACCAAGCTTTTGCTATCGGATCCCGCTCACAAGCTGCTAAAACATACTTGGAGCGCAAATTCGAGAACTTCACTAGCTCATCTCGAGATGACCTAATCAAGGATGCTCTGTTTGCCATTAGAGAGACGTTACAAGGTGAAAAACTCACAAGTTCTGTATGCACAGTCTCGGTTGTTGGAGTTGGAGAAGCATTCAATATATTGGACCAAAAAACTGTACAATCGTTGATTAACGAGTTTGAAATTTCTGGGGAAGAAGCTCCTGCTAATGAGAGTGCTGCGGAGGAAACTGGTGGTGCTGCTGCGGATCAGGGAGGAGCTGCTGCAGAGGAAGAAGCTGCTCCGATGGATATTTGA